One region of Ornithinibacter aureus genomic DNA includes:
- a CDS encoding hemerythrin domain-containing protein: MCSYCGCESIDVIGRFMAEHVDIINACGVLRRACEHGDNAAVVAAADALAGLLHPHTGAEEAGLFAVLAEDEEFTEHVGSLCAEHTALDAALAAVRGGDHASFPAFELALRHHIDREENGLFPAAAIAFAGMEWERVTALTPAAPSRP, from the coding sequence GTGTGCTCGTACTGCGGGTGCGAGAGCATCGACGTCATCGGCCGCTTCATGGCCGAGCACGTCGACATCATCAACGCCTGCGGGGTGCTGCGCCGGGCCTGCGAGCACGGCGACAACGCCGCCGTCGTCGCGGCTGCCGACGCCCTGGCCGGGCTGCTCCACCCGCACACGGGTGCCGAGGAGGCCGGCCTCTTCGCGGTGCTCGCCGAGGACGAGGAGTTCACCGAGCACGTGGGCTCCCTGTGCGCCGAGCACACCGCACTGGATGCCGCGCTGGCGGCGGTGCGCGGTGGCGACCACGCGTCCTTCCCCGCCTTCGAGCTGGCCCTGCGCCACCACATCGACCGCGAGGAGAACGGCCTCTTCCCCGCAGCGGCCATCGCCTTCGCGGGCATGGAGTGGGAGCGGGTGACCGCGCTGACCCCGGCCGCCCCCAGCCGACCATGA
- a CDS encoding DUF2249 domain-containing protein has product MEHTTLPLAGGGQHTCGCNESDHGIPELDVRAVPHAIRHATVFGALSAIPSGGSLDLVAPHDPKPLLAQIADREAGAVTVRYLDEGPDAWRLRLTRA; this is encoded by the coding sequence ATGGAACACACCACCCTTCCCCTCGCCGGCGGCGGTCAGCACACGTGCGGCTGCAACGAGAGCGACCACGGCATCCCTGAGCTCGACGTGCGGGCCGTCCCGCACGCCATCCGGCACGCCACGGTGTTCGGTGCGCTCTCCGCGATCCCGAGCGGCGGCTCCCTCGACCTCGTCGCCCCGCACGACCCCAAGCCGCTGCTGGCCCAGATCGCCGACCGCGAGGCCGGAGCGGTCACCGTTCGCTACCTCGACGAGGGTCCCGACGCCTGGCGCCTGCGGCTCACCCGCGCCTGA